The DNA window ACAACTGAAGCTACAGAAACACATTTGTCAAATCCTTTTCAAAAAAAGCACACGTATTTCCCTTATATAGGAAAATCGTATACAGGATTTAAAGAAGCTTTAGCCTTTAAAGAATCAAGAGGAAACTATTTTACCGTAAATACTTTAGGGTATTTAGGAAAGTACCAATTTGGAGCTGAAACTTTAAAAATGATTGGAATTTACAATCCGAATCAATTTTTATACAATCCTGAATTACAGGAAAAAGCGTTTCTTGCCAATGCAGAGCGTAACAAATGGATTCTTAGAAAAGATATCAAGCGTTTTGATGGAAAGAAAATCAATGGTGTTTTGGTAACTGAGTCTGGTATTTTGGCTGCAGCACATTTAGCTGGTCCAGGTTCTGTAAAGAAGTACTTAAGAAGTTATGGTCATCAGAATTTTTCAGATGCTTATGGTTCTACTGTAAAGCATTATATGAAAAAGTTTTCAGGATATGATACCTCTTCAATAGTTCCAGATAGAAAGGCTAAGGCCGTTTTATAAATGATCTAATATTTTAATATATAAAATCCTTGAGGTAAAATCTTCAAGGATTTTTTTTATTAAATAGAATCACTTCCTTCGTCAAAAAAGTCATCTATTGCATCTTTTTCAACGAGAGTCACTGCTTTTTGCAACATTAGATTATTGGGATAGGTTACCAAATCACCATTATCTAGTCTTAAATGTAATTGAAATGCTCTAATATCTTCTATAATTGCTTCTATAGGAAAGTCTTTGTCATGAATCTCAATTTTGTCGCCTACTTTATAAGGAAAATTGAAAAACATAATAATTCCAGAGGTGATATTACTTAATATAGACCAAATTGCAAAAAGTCCAATACCTATTACTGCAAATACTGAAGAAAACAATACTGTAACTTCTTTTAATTGAGC is part of the Psychroserpens ponticola genome and encodes:
- a CDS encoding lytic transglycosylase domain-containing protein is translated as MMNKVSNYFAIPLAICSVMFMALKPSPSLDVAMYSTEGLELDFTVQHDVASTTEATETHLSNPFQKKHTYFPYIGKSYTGFKEALAFKESRGNYFTVNTLGYLGKYQFGAETLKMIGIYNPNQFLYNPELQEKAFLANAERNKWILRKDIKRFDGKKINGVLVTESGILAAAHLAGPGSVKKYLRSYGHQNFSDAYGSTVKHYMKKFSGYDTSSIVPDRKAKAVL
- a CDS encoding mechanosensitive ion channel domain-containing protein, giving the protein MFFETYQTELILTAIVLLFLFIIRIIAHTLVRKIGRKSGINDARIKLICRYVSVALILIALLIEAFVFGAQLKEVTVLFSSVFAVIGIGLFAIWSILSNITSGIIMFFNFPYKVGDKIEIHDKDFPIEAIIEDIRAFQLHLRLDNGDLVTYPNNLMLQKAVTLVEKDAIDDFFDEGSDSI